The following proteins are encoded in a genomic region of Vanessa tameamea isolate UH-Manoa-2023 chromosome 4, ilVanTame1 primary haplotype, whole genome shotgun sequence:
- the LOC113394519 gene encoding putative carbonic anhydrase 2 — protein sequence MDQCNTRGRGLHDDDGARGLGRDDDGARGLGRDDDGARGLGRDDDGARGLGRDDDGARGLGRDDDGARGLGRDDDCARGLGRDDDCARGLGRDDDCARGLGRDDDGARGLGRDDDCARGLGRNDDYARALRAGLNESFRSQREHKVQMDRRLGRKRTLSPAEDRREDHGESTRSGGHSTD from the coding sequence ATGGATCAGTGCAATACCCGAGGACGAGGGTTGCATGATGATGATGGTGCCCGAGGATTAGGGCGTGATGATGATGGTGCCCGAGGATTAGGGCGTGATGATGATGGTGCCCGAGGATTAGGGCGTGATGATGATGGTGCCCGAGGATTAGGGCGTGATGATGATGGTGCCCGAGGATTAGGGCGTGATGATGATGGTGCCCGAGGATTAGGGCGTGATGATGATTGTGCCCGAGGATTAGGGCGTGATGATGATTGTGCCCGAGGATTAGGGCGTGATGATGATTGTGCCCGAGGATTAGGGCGTGATGATGATGGTGCCCGAGGATTAGGGCGTGATGATGATTGTGCCCGAGGATTAGGGCGTAATGATGATTATGCCCGAGCATTGAGGGCAGGATTAAATGAATCTTTTAGATCACAACGTGAACATAAGGTGCAAATGGACAGGAGACTAGGGCGAAAAAGAACATTATCTCCTGCTGAAGATAGAAGGGAAGACCATGGTGAATCGACGCGGAGTGGCGGACACAGCACGGACTGA